The Ostrinia nubilalis chromosome 17, ilOstNubi1.1, whole genome shotgun sequence genome contains a region encoding:
- the LOC135080241 gene encoding uncharacterized protein LOC135080241: MELKLVILSLACLSCLVPPAHGSALLAKAAAVKGVGLLGAGALAAKGLAVKASGAVALGAKAVASKVLAAKAGVGAAVVAATPVKVPESTVVVSPPSLSAIKGRVLGLLGTVHAAAVNKSAAVGQLLLSLLPTKTVVQPPKVVEVPTIVEVPTIVEVPKVVEVEKVVEVPTVVEVPKYVEVPKYVEVPKYVVPPRPKVVPCPPSVAVIGPTMEVVYN, encoded by the exons ATGGAGCTCAAGTTGGTGATATTGTCG CTAGCATGCTTGTCGTGCCTCGTCCCGCCCGCCCATGGCTCGGCGTTGCTCGCTAAGGCGGCGGCGGTGAAGGGCGTCGGCCTGTTGGGCGCCGGAGCACTGGCTGCTAAGGGACTCGCCGTTAAAG CTTCAGGAGCCGTAGCGCTGGGTGCCAAGGCCGTCGCTTCGAAGGTGCTGGCAGCCAAGGCTGGTGTGGGCGCCGCTGTAGTCGCTGCCACTCCTGTTAAG gttcCAGAAAGCACGGTAGTCGTAAGCCCGCCCAGTCTCTCAGCAATCAAAGGTAGAGTGTTAGGTCTCCTCGGCACCGTCCACGCTGCTGCTGTGAACAAAAGCGCCGCTGTCGGCCAGCTTCTGCTGTCACTGCTGCCCACGAAGACCGTCGTCCAGCCCCCTAAAGTTGTCGAGGTCCCCACAATTGTCGAAGTCCCGACTATCGTGGAAGTCCCGAAAGTCGTGGAGGTCGAAAAAGTAGTTGAGGTCCCCACAGTCGTGGAGGTCCCTAAATACGTCGAGGTCCCGAAATACGTGGAAGTCCCTAAATACGTGGTGCCACCACGTCCTAAAGTAGTCCCTTGCCCTCCCTCTGTAGCGGTTATAGGGCCCACCATGGAAGTAGTTTATAACTGA
- the LOC135080011 gene encoding holotricin-3-like: MAKILIVALALMAVALAAPGYGGGFGDGHGGFDHGGHGGDEHGYGGNGGFGPGGHGGFGPGGHGGFGPGGHGGYEQGGHGGYEQGGHGGFEHGGHGGHEHGGHGHGLHELVHDHGHHGHEHGHHHLDHGHHGHGGYDDHHGHY, encoded by the exons atgGCCAAGATTTTG ATTGTCGCATTGGCGCTAATGGCCGTGGCGTTAGCCGCACCAG GTTACGGTGGCGGCTTCGGGGACGGTCACGGTGGCTTCGACCACGGAGGGCACGGCGGCGACGAACACGGCTACGGCGGGAATGGTGGCTTCGGACCCGGCGGGCATGGTGGCTTCGGACCCGGCGGGCATGGTGGCTTCGGGCCCGGCGGGCATGGTGGCTACGAACAGGGTGGGCATGGTGGCTACGAACAGGGTGGGCATGGTGGCTTCGAACACGGCGGGCACGGCGGCCACGAACACGGCGGTCACGGTCACGGACTTCACGAACTAGTTCACGACCATGGTCACCACGGCCACGAACACGGACACCACCATTTGGACCATGGGCACCACGGGCACGGTGGATATGATGATCACCACGGACACTATTAA